A single region of the Buteo buteo chromosome 18, bButBut1.hap1.1, whole genome shotgun sequence genome encodes:
- the LIPT2 gene encoding octanoyl-[acyl-carrier-protein]:protein N-octanoyltransferase LIPT2, mitochondrial: MSRGAVRVLRLGLRPYAEALRAQERCVEAARAARLAAAAAAVPGESVVLSEPAEPVYAWGLRGGPEAEAAARLRRRGAGLAAVRRGGRITFHGPGQLLAFPVLDLRRRRLPLRGYVEALEALVLRLCRRFGLPAARALPPPFTGVWMGDSKLCAIGVHCGNHITSHGLALNCCTDLTWFDHIVPCGLEGKGVTSLSRELGRHITVDHVLEPFLDSFQEVFDCTLVFSEDPGD, from the exons aTGTCGCGGGGCGCGGTGCGGGTGCTGCGGCTGGGGCTGCGGCCCTACGCCGAGGCCCTGCGGGCGCAGGAACGCTGCGTGGAAGCGGCGCGGGCGGCGCggctcgccgccgccgccgccgccgtccccggGGAGAGCGTGGTGCTGAGCGAACCGGCGGAGCCCGTCTACgcctgggggctgcgggggggcccggaggcggaggcggcggcgcggctgcggcggcggggcgcggggctggcggccgtgcggcgcggcgggcggaTCACCTTCCACGGGCCCGGGCAGCTCCTGGCTTTCCCCGTCCTCGacctccgccgccgccggttGCCGCTGCGGGGCTACGTGGAAGCGCTGGAAGCGCTGGTCCTGCGGCTCTGCCGCCGTTTCGGCCtgcccgccgcccgcgccctcccgccgccctTCACCGGCGTCTGGATGGGCGACAGCAAGCTCTGCGCCATCG GGGTGCACTGCGGGAACCACATCACCTCCCACGGGCTGGCACTGAACTGCTGCACCGACCTCACCTGGTTCGACCACATTGTCCCCTGCGGGCTGGAGGGGAAAGGTGTCACCTCGCTGAGCCGGGAGCTGGGGCGGCACATCACCGTCGACCACGTCCTCGAGCCCTTCCTCGATTCCTTCCAGGAGGTGTTTGACTGCACCTTGGTCTTTTCGGAAGACCCCGGGGACTAG
- the KCNE3 gene encoding potassium voltage-gated channel subfamily E member 3 isoform X1, with protein sequence MAHVGDRVPLSLPGWHLLQGPGETQGLEEDMEEDNRTETWHRSLQAVLNALNQTLHGVILCPTDRPATIARNASTRAGHPSRNDNAYMYILFVMTLFAATVGSLILGYTRSRKVDKRSDPYHVYIKNRVSMI encoded by the exons ATGGCACACGTGGGGGACCGTGTccccctgtcccttcccggcTGGCACCTGCTCCAAGGCCCTGGCGAGACACAAGG CCTGGAGGAGGACATGGAGGAGGACAACCGGACAGAGACCTGGCACCGAAGCCTCCAGGCAGTGCTTAACGCCTTGAACCAGACGCTGCATGGGGTCATCCTCTGTCCCACTGACCGCCCCGCCACCATCGCACGCAACGCCAGCACCCGCGCCGGCCATCCCAGCCGCAATGACAACGCCTACATGTACATCCTCTTCGTCATGACGCTTTTTGCCGCCACGGTGGGGAGCCTCATCCTGGGCTACACCCGCTCCCGCAAAGTGGACAAGCGCAGCGACCCGTACCACGTCTACATCAAGAACAGGGTCTCCATGATCTGA
- the KCNE3 gene encoding potassium voltage-gated channel subfamily E member 3 isoform X2, which translates to MEEDNRTETWHRSLQAVLNALNQTLHGVILCPTDRPATIARNASTRAGHPSRNDNAYMYILFVMTLFAATVGSLILGYTRSRKVDKRSDPYHVYIKNRVSMI; encoded by the coding sequence ATGGAGGAGGACAACCGGACAGAGACCTGGCACCGAAGCCTCCAGGCAGTGCTTAACGCCTTGAACCAGACGCTGCATGGGGTCATCCTCTGTCCCACTGACCGCCCCGCCACCATCGCACGCAACGCCAGCACCCGCGCCGGCCATCCCAGCCGCAATGACAACGCCTACATGTACATCCTCTTCGTCATGACGCTTTTTGCCGCCACGGTGGGGAGCCTCATCCTGGGCTACACCCGCTCCCGCAAAGTGGACAAGCGCAGCGACCCGTACCACGTCTACATCAAGAACAGGGTCTCCATGATCTGA